One stretch of Natronobacterium gregoryi SP2 DNA includes these proteins:
- a CDS encoding cation:proton antiporter, producing the protein MSQIALAADFAIIVVVATVIGILARQFGQPTIIAYILTGVILGPVVFGIVGPEDPLVESMAELGLGFLLFLLGMKMRFDDIREILRPITNVAIGQTVLQTALAFLVAWVLGFDTTEILVIALATVFGATPIIVKILTDKDEITSLPGKIDVGVLIVQDIYLVVVLALFAADSLETGTEIATTLGVIFVMMAFIGIFSIASSRYFLPRLFRRIADNKDVFLLVAIAWAFLFIFIAEEFELSVEVGAFLAGISLAQLPYSKELEDRITPITDFFILVFFASIGLQIDGVNALLAYWWQAIVASVVLMVGNFWIMFYLIDREGFSVETSFLGSINMVQVSEFSLVVGALAFTQGYIGSDILGYLSLMALLTMSVSTYIVMYNHEIYERVRPWFERFDSDEKTDTDLKTYEDHAIAIGYDEITESALSLLKEKYGNVVVIDRKTDHIEELEAEDEYDYIFGDFRHREVRKAANLKDANFVLSSSVEVDVNKVLLEEVDDDATVFVEAERIDDARDLYDRGANCVVMSTYLSAEKMNDYLRTYFEDRRAFTEAIRPDVERIQRRGRLIDSADVTDTTRAEVGGDDDD; encoded by the coding sequence TGGGTCCTGTAGTGTTCGGGATTGTCGGCCCCGAAGACCCCCTCGTAGAAAGCATGGCCGAGCTCGGGCTTGGGTTTCTACTCTTCTTGCTTGGTATGAAGATGCGTTTCGACGACATTCGGGAGATCCTCCGCCCGATCACGAACGTCGCCATCGGGCAGACCGTCCTCCAGACTGCACTCGCGTTTCTCGTAGCTTGGGTACTCGGATTCGACACGACCGAAATCCTTGTTATCGCGCTGGCGACCGTCTTCGGTGCGACGCCGATCATTGTCAAGATCCTCACCGACAAAGACGAGATCACCTCCCTGCCAGGGAAGATCGACGTCGGTGTGCTTATCGTTCAGGACATCTATCTTGTCGTCGTTCTTGCGCTGTTCGCGGCTGACTCTCTCGAGACTGGTACCGAGATTGCCACGACCCTTGGCGTCATCTTCGTCATGATGGCGTTCATCGGCATCTTCTCGATCGCTTCCTCCCGATACTTCCTCCCGCGACTGTTCCGCCGCATCGCCGACAACAAGGACGTCTTCTTGCTCGTGGCGATCGCTTGGGCGTTCCTCTTTATTTTTATCGCCGAGGAGTTCGAACTCTCCGTCGAGGTCGGCGCATTCCTCGCCGGGATCAGCCTCGCACAGCTGCCCTACAGCAAGGAACTCGAGGACCGCATCACGCCGATCACGGACTTCTTCATCCTCGTGTTCTTCGCGAGCATCGGTCTCCAGATCGACGGCGTGAACGCGCTGCTTGCCTACTGGTGGCAGGCGATCGTCGCCTCGGTCGTCCTGATGGTCGGGAACTTCTGGATCATGTTCTATCTCATCGACCGAGAGGGCTTCAGCGTCGAGACCTCGTTCCTCGGCTCGATCAACATGGTCCAGGTCAGTGAGTTCTCACTGGTCGTCGGCGCGCTCGCGTTCACGCAGGGATACATCGGCTCGGACATCCTCGGCTACCTCAGCCTCATGGCGTTGCTCACAATGAGCGTCTCGACATACATCGTCATGTACAACCACGAGATCTACGAGCGCGTCCGGCCGTGGTTCGAGCGCTTCGACAGCGACGAGAAGACAGACACCGACCTCAAGACCTACGAGGATCATGCCATTGCGATCGGCTACGACGAGATCACCGAGAGCGCACTCTCCTTACTTAAGGAGAAGTACGGCAACGTCGTCGTCATCGACCGGAAGACAGATCACATCGAAGAACTCGAGGCCGAAGACGAGTACGACTACATCTTCGGTGACTTCCGCCACCGCGAGGTGCGCAAGGCCGCGAACCTCAAGGACGCGAACTTCGTCCTCAGCTCGAGTGTCGAAGTCGACGTCAACAAGGTGTTACTCGAGGAGGTCGACGACGACGCGACGGTGTTCGTCGAAGCAGAACGGATCGACGACGCTCGCGACCTCTACGATCGCGGTGCGAACTGCGTCGTCATGAGCACGTACCTGAGCGCGGAGAAAATGAACGACTACCTGCGAACGTACTTCGAGGACCGTCGTGCGTTCACAGAGGCGATCCGCCCGGACGTCGAACGAATCCAGCGCCGCGGGCGACTGATCGACTCCGCCGACGTGACTGATACCACCCGCGCTGAGGTCGGAGGTGACGACGATGACTGA